The following coding sequences are from one Deltaproteobacteria bacterium window:
- a CDS encoding shikimate dehydrogenase: MKTLPQKNQAGLIFALFGNPVAQSLSPRMHNRALRFMGIDGYYIPVLVKDLAGAVAAIRALDMRGVSVTIPFKEAIIPLLDEVDADALCIGSVNTVLNDGDTLTGFNTDWQGMEAALVKKMRIAGKRFVLIGSGGTTRAVAFAIKRNGGEIVVASRNRDRGTTLATKFGCVWIPLSAGEKIEGDVLINTTPVGMMPRVDALPVAKNIIHRFKYVVDAVYNPTNTRMLRVGKASGAVTISGVDMFVAQGAEQFRIWTGRKPPQRSMRATVLAALKDR; this comes from the coding sequence TGATATTTGCCCTTTTCGGGAATCCGGTTGCTCAGAGCCTCTCCCCTCGAATGCATAACCGGGCGCTTCGGTTCATGGGAATCGATGGATATTATATCCCGGTTCTCGTCAAGGATTTGGCTGGAGCCGTTGCGGCGATTCGTGCCCTTGATATGCGGGGTGTAAGTGTGACCATTCCCTTCAAGGAAGCGATCATACCGTTGCTGGATGAGGTCGATGCCGATGCCCTGTGTATTGGTTCGGTTAACACGGTTCTCAATGATGGTGACACATTGACCGGTTTTAATACGGACTGGCAGGGAATGGAGGCCGCCCTGGTCAAGAAGATGCGAATCGCCGGAAAGAGGTTTGTTCTGATCGGTTCCGGGGGGACAACCCGGGCGGTGGCCTTTGCGATCAAAAGAAATGGGGGGGAGATTGTTGTGGCAAGCCGGAATCGTGACCGGGGAACCACATTGGCCACCAAGTTCGGTTGCGTCTGGATCCCGCTCAGTGCCGGGGAAAAAATCGAAGGGGATGTCCTGATCAATACGACTCCTGTGGGGATGATGCCCCGGGTGGACGCCCTCCCCGTTGCGAAAAATATCATCCATCGCTTTAAATATGTCGTGGATGCGGTCTATAATCCAACAAATACGCGGATGCTGCGCGTGGGAAAGGCATCGGGGGCCGTTACGATTTCAGGAGTCGATATGTTCGTTGCCCAGGGAGCGGAACAGTTTCGCATCTGGACAGGAAGGAAGCCCCCACAACGGTCTATGAGGGCAACCGTCCTTGCCGCCCTGAAAGACAGGTAG
- the aroA gene encoding 3-phosphoshikimate 1-carboxyvinyltransferase yields MSVIHIEPFRCSMAEVTVPGSKSYTQRALVAASLARGSSVLINPLLSEDTMRIIEALQAMGLGVAIENGDIRIEGAGGVLLAPQNPIYLGNNGTAMRFLVSLSSLGRGPVTLTGDARLCERPIRPLMNYLGLLGVPYRYLGQDGFPPVEIHASGLRGGELTIKNTESSQYISSIMLAAPYADNPVTLTLEGGIVSRPYIDMTLQVMTDFGVPAEVKKKDCYTFPAKTAYQGRRYVIEGDASSASYFFLAAMLCEGTVRVNNLNPRSTQGDLKFLDLLEGVGGEVRYGDNWISVTGKKMKKGRLVVSMADMPDMVPTVAILAAFREGTTEIRRVAHLRIKESNRLAVLVAELGKMGIDAREEGDSLVIVGGKPNGATIHTYNDHRIAMSFAVAGLVIPGISIQNPGCVDKSFPDFWKIFEELRGGERD; encoded by the coding sequence ATGTCCGTCATTCATATTGAGCCGTTCAGATGTTCCATGGCCGAGGTGACCGTCCCGGGTTCGAAAAGCTACACCCAGCGGGCTCTGGTTGCCGCTTCTCTGGCACGGGGTTCTTCAGTGCTGATCAATCCTCTTCTATCTGAAGATACAATGAGAATCATCGAAGCCCTCCAGGCCATGGGGCTCGGTGTGGCAATCGAGAACGGGGACATTCGTATAGAAGGGGCGGGGGGCGTTTTGTTGGCACCGCAAAATCCGATTTATCTGGGCAACAACGGTACGGCCATGCGTTTTCTCGTTTCCCTCTCCAGTCTTGGACGGGGTCCTGTTACGCTGACGGGAGATGCACGATTGTGCGAAAGACCGATCCGGCCCCTCATGAATTATCTCGGTTTGCTTGGTGTACCGTATCGATATCTCGGTCAGGATGGATTCCCACCCGTGGAAATCCACGCATCCGGTTTGCGGGGAGGGGAGCTTACGATAAAAAACACGGAAAGCAGTCAATACATTTCCTCAATCATGCTGGCGGCGCCTTACGCCGATAATCCTGTTACGCTGACCCTGGAAGGGGGCATTGTTTCGCGTCCCTATATCGATATGACGTTGCAGGTAATGACCGACTTCGGCGTTCCGGCGGAGGTGAAGAAAAAGGATTGTTACACGTTCCCGGCAAAAACGGCCTATCAGGGACGCAGATATGTCATCGAAGGCGACGCATCCAGCGCCTCGTATTTCTTTCTGGCCGCCATGCTCTGTGAGGGGACGGTGAGGGTGAACAACCTGAACCCCCGGAGCACTCAGGGTGATCTGAAATTCCTGGATTTGCTTGAAGGCGTGGGCGGGGAGGTGCGTTATGGCGACAACTGGATTTCCGTTACGGGAAAGAAGATGAAGAAGGGACGCCTGGTTGTTAGTATGGCGGACATGCCCGATATGGTGCCCACTGTTGCGATTCTTGCCGCCTTCAGGGAAGGGACGACGGAGATCCGACGGGTAGCGCACCTACGGATCAAGGAAAGCAACCGTCTGGCGGTGCTGGTTGCGGAGCTGGGTAAAATGGGTATTGATGCGCGTGAAGAAGGGGATAGCCTCGTCATCGTCGGCGGAAAGCCCAACGGGGCGACCATTCACACCTACAACGATCACCGGATTGCCATGAGTTTCGCTGTGGCCGGACTTGTGATACCGGGCATTTCGATCCAAAACCCGGGCTGTGTCGATAAGTCTTTTCCTGATTTTTGGAAGATTTTTGAAGAACTTAGAGGAGGTGAACGTGACTGA
- a CDS encoding shikimate kinase, whose translation MTDREDKRGDNILLVGYRGTGKSTLGKRLADVSGMPFIDMDQTIVEEKGSSISEIVEDHGWSFFRTLEKNLLIRLSKGKGQVIATGGGVVLNAKNRTLLREMGRVVWLQSDPEKIVTRLTQDKTRIEQRPALSDLDLWKETNLILQERSPLYENVHDIAVNTSESTVGECVDEIIRILHIERTLSPLGGL comes from the coding sequence GTGACTGACCGGGAAGACAAACGGGGGGACAACATCCTGCTGGTTGGTTACCGCGGAACGGGAAAGTCAACATTGGGAAAACGTCTGGCGGATGTTTCGGGGATGCCTTTCATCGATATGGACCAGACCATTGTTGAGGAAAAGGGCTCTTCCATTTCGGAAATCGTGGAGGATCACGGATGGTCGTTTTTTCGTACTTTGGAGAAAAATCTGCTGATCAGACTGTCAAAGGGGAAAGGTCAAGTCATTGCCACAGGTGGTGGTGTCGTGTTAAACGCGAAAAACCGTACACTTCTAAGAGAAATGGGTCGGGTGGTCTGGCTTCAGTCGGATCCGGAGAAGATTGTTACGCGGTTAACCCAGGATAAAACGAGGATAGAACAGAGGCCTGCCCTCTCCGATCTTGATTTATGGAAAGAAACAAACCTGATCCTGCAAGAGAGAAGCCCCCTTTATGAAAATGTCCACGATATCGCGGTGAATACATCGGAGTCCACTGTGGGGGAATGTGTTGACGAAATCATTAGAATCCTCCATATTGAGCGGACATTGTCGCCCCTGGGAGGCTTATAA
- the aroC gene encoding chorismate synthase has translation MSGNSIGKIFRVTTWGESHGPAIGAVVDGCPAGLHLSVADIQRALDRRKAGGLPSETSRREADQVEVLSGVFQNRTTGTPISLIIHNREHASGDYESLKNLFRPGHGDFTYTGKYGFRDYRGGGRASGRETAARVAAGAIAEKFVRSAGLDVMAHTVMLGGIWARGLKTAQVKHEEVDSSRLKCLDGEAEKLMLEKLEQVRMDGDTLGGIVEIVVRGCPIGLGEPVCDKLDADLAKALMSIGTVKGVEMGDGFAVAAKTGSENNDLQTTGGYLTNHAGGILAGIANGNDIVLRVACKPIPSIAKTQRCLDADGRENDYAIKGRHDLCVIPRVIPVCEAMVWIILADHLLRNRATRL, from the coding sequence ATGTCGGGGAATAGCATTGGAAAAATCTTTCGGGTCACAACCTGGGGAGAATCGCACGGACCGGCAATCGGTGCCGTTGTGGACGGTTGCCCTGCAGGGCTTCACTTGTCGGTTGCCGATATTCAGCGCGCCTTGGATCGCAGGAAAGCCGGAGGGTTGCCTTCAGAGACCTCCCGACGTGAAGCGGACCAGGTTGAGGTGCTGTCGGGGGTATTCCAAAACAGAACAACGGGAACCCCGATTTCACTGATCATCCATAATCGTGAACATGCAAGCGGGGACTATGAGAGCCTGAAAAATCTTTTCCGGCCGGGACACGGCGACTTTACCTACACAGGGAAATATGGGTTTCGGGATTATCGTGGAGGCGGACGTGCCTCAGGGCGTGAAACCGCGGCAAGGGTGGCCGCCGGAGCCATCGCAGAAAAATTTGTCCGTTCAGCGGGTCTGGATGTGATGGCCCACACGGTCATGCTCGGTGGAATTTGGGCGAGAGGTCTGAAAACGGCTCAAGTAAAACATGAAGAGGTCGACTCCAGCCGGTTAAAATGTCTGGATGGGGAAGCGGAAAAGCTCATGCTGGAAAAACTGGAACAGGTGCGGATGGACGGAGACACCCTCGGTGGAATCGTGGAAATCGTTGTCCGGGGCTGTCCGATTGGTCTCGGAGAACCCGTATGCGACAAGTTGGATGCTGATCTGGCCAAGGCATTGATGAGCATCGGCACTGTCAAGGGAGTCGAAATGGGTGACGGTTTTGCCGTGGCCGCTAAAACGGGTTCGGAGAACAATGATCTCCAGACAACCGGAGGATACCTCACCAATCATGCAGGAGGTATTCTTGCCGGTATTGCCAACGGAAACGACATCGTATTGCGTGTGGCCTGCAAACCGATTCCGTCCATTGCGAAAACACAACGGTGTTTGGATGCCGACGGTCGTGAAAACGATTATGCCATCAAAGGAAGACATGATCTCTGCGTTATTCCCCGAGTGATTCCGGTTTGTGAGGCCATGGTCTGGATAATCCTGGCCGATCACCTGTTGCGTAACAGGGCGACACGTTTATGA